ATCACCGACACGCTCGACCTGTTGCTCTCCGACGGGCACGACGTCTCCGTGGTCGAGTACGAGGGCCGGTGGCTCGACGTCGGCCGCCCCTGGGAGTTGCTGCGGGCGAACGAGTTGCTGCTGGAGGAAGTCGAGCGCGACGTCCGGGGCTCGGTCGCGGCGGGCACGCAGTTGGAGGGCGCGGTCGTGGTCGAAGAGGGCGCGACCGTCCGGGACGACGTGCATATCGAGGGACCGGTCGTGATTCTATCGGGCGCGGAAGTCGGACCGAACGCGTACATCCGGGGAGCGACGGTCGTCGGCCCCGACGCCCACGTCGGCCACGCGGTCGAGGTGAAGAACTCGATTCTGTTCTCCGAGGCGGCCGTGCCGCACCTCTCCTACGTCGGCGATTCGGTGCTGGGCCGGGACGTGAACCTGGGTGCCGGAACGAAGGTGGCGAACCTGCGACACGACGACGCGTCGGTGCGGATGACCGTGAAAGGCGATCGCGTGGACACGGGCCGGCGGAAACTCGGTGTCGTGTTGGGTGACGGGGTGAAGACGGGCATCAACGTCAGCCTGAACGCGGGCGTGAAAGTCGAGACCGAAGCGGGGATTCGTCCGGGCGAGACCGTGATGCGGGACGTCGGTGGGGAGTAAACGCCCACGGCGCGGTGCCCGTGAGGTTACATCGGGCTGTTCTCTCGAACCGTCGACCGGAAGGTACCGGAAATCCCGAACAGAGTCATAAAGTACGCCGCGGCACCGACGCCGACGAGCAGGACGACAGTCGCGAAGTTGTGATTCAGATCAATTGCCGTCCGGAGGAGGGCTTCGACGGCGACGACGACGGCGGCCATCCCGGCGGCGGCCGCGAACTGCCGGCCGATCTCGCCGATCGGAATCGCGAATTCGATCTCCGCCCGCAGCGTGTACAGCGCCAGCGTCACACCGAACCCCGCGGAGAGTAGCGTCGCGACGGCGGCACCGACGAGGCCGATCGTCGATATCAAAAAGACGTTCAGGACCACGTTCGCCGCGATGAAGACGGCGTTGATCCTGAACGTCGCTTTCGGGCGGTCGATCGCGTTCAGCGCGTTCAACAGCTGTTTCTGGTATCCGTACACCAGCGTGGCGGCGATCAGAATCCAGAGGACGGACGCTCCCCTGACGAACTCCGGTCCGTAGATACGGAGCAGCCGCTCCCCGAGCAGAATCCCGCCGAAGAGTCCCGGAATCAGGATGAGGCCGCCGAAGGTGAGCGAATCCTCGACGAGGTCCGCGACGGAGCCCCGACGACCCTCGGCGTCGGCGCGGCTCAGCTCCGGGAACAGCGTCGAACTCACCGCCGAATCGAACAGCGTGAGGAACTTCGCGATGCTCCAGGCCGCGGAGTAGACGCCGACGAGCGACGATTGCAAGAAGACGCCCAGAAGCAGGATGTCGACGTCGTTGAACGACCGCGACTGGAGGCCGCCGAGCCACGAGAACTTCGCGTACTCGAAGAGCGCCTCGAAGTGCTCACGGTTCGGTCGGACGAGGCCGACGGACAGGAGCACGAGACCGCCGACGGCGACGAGCAGGCTCCCGATTGCGTATCCGACGAGCATTCCGACAAGTTCGAGTCCGAGGACGACGAGCCCGATCTGAACGACGCTTCGGGCGGCGATTCCCATCGGCGTGAGCAGTCCCGCGAGGTGGACCTTCCGCTCGCCGCGCAGCGCTGCGTCGGTGACTGAACTGAATAGTCCGACAAAGACGAGGACGACGATTAGTGGCGCGATCGGTTCGCCCACGTACGCGTTCACAGCGTCACCGAAGAGTGAGACGAGTCCGCCGAGCACGAGAGCGAGTGTCGCGACCACGGCCGCGCCAGCAGTCGCGTACGCCGACGGCTCCTCGCCCTCGCTCATCCGCTTCGTCGTTGCCGAGGTGACGCCGAGGGTGCCCGCCAGCGAGAGCCACGCGACGACCGCGAGGACGAGCGCGTACTGGCCCAGTATCTCGGCACCGAGCACTCGGGCGAAGTACAGCGTGGCGATGAAACCGAGCGCTGAGCCGACGAGCTTCGAGGCGAAGACGGCGAAAGACGTCTGTCCGATTCTCATTGGTGGGTCGTGGTCCGTAGCCGCCGTCGACGGTTCACAGCGGTGCTACGGTCGTCGAGACGGATAAGCCGTCCTTATCGAACTTTTGGACACTGGGTGATCACCACCCTGCCGACGCAGACACACGAGGAAGTCAACAAACGATGAACACAAAATATTGAACACGACTCGTCTCGACGGTCTCCGTATGCAAGCAGTAATCCTCGCCGCGGGAGAGGGAACGCGGCTTCGGCCCCTGACGCGAACGCGGCCGAAACCGATGCTCCCGATCGGAAACCGGCCGCTTCTGGAACACGTGTTAGAGGCCGGGAAAGCGGCCGGAATTGACGAATTCGTGTTCGTCGTCGGCTACAAGCGCGAGCGAATCCAGAGTCACTTCGGCGACGGCGATGACTGGGACGTCGACATCGAGTACGCCGTGCAGGAGACGCAGCTCGGGACCGGACACGCACTGTTGCAGGCGGAGCCTCACGTCAACGGAAACTTCCTCGCACTGAACGGCGACCGTATCGTCGAGCCCAGCGCGATTTCCGCGGTGATCGACGAGCGGCGGGAGACCGGCCGGCCGGTGATGGCGGTGACCCGGCACCGTAACCCGGAGAACTACGGCGTCGTCGAGCTCGACGGCCAGACGGTGCAGTCGATCGAGGAGAAGCCACCCGCCTACACCGTCAAGACGGACTACATCAACGCCGGCGTCTACGGACTTGGCGAGTCGGTGTTCGACGACCTCCGTGCGACCGAGAGCGACGGCGAGTTGGAGATCACGTCTGTCCTCCGGGACTACCGCGACGCCCTGCGGGCGATCCGGTTCGACGGCCTCTGGCTCGACGTCTCCTACCACTGGGACATCCTCTCGGTCAACAGCCGAATGCTGGATCGAATGGGGTCGAAACCCGCGGAGAGAGCGGCGATCCACGACCACGCGACCGTCGTCGAAGGAACTGCGCTCGGCTCGGACGTACGTGTCCGTCCGGGTGCGACCGTGCTGCCGGGGACGTCGCTCGGAGACAACGTCGAGGTCGGCTCGAACGCCGTCCTCTCCAATTCGGTCGTGCTGCCCGACGCGACTATCGGTGACGGCGCGGTCGTCCGCGACTGCGTCGTCGGCGAGAACGCGAGCGTCGGAGCGAACGTAACCGTCGAGGGGGGCGAGACAGACGTCGTGGTCGACGCGACTGTCCACGGGGACGTACGCTTGGGTGGCGTCGTCGGAGACAACGCGGCCCTGAGCGGCGGCGTGACAGTTGCACCGGGGACAGTGCTCGGAAACAAGGCGCGCGCGGAATCGGGAGCCACCGTGAGCGGTTGGATCGAGAACGACGCGATCGTGAGGAGAGGATAAGATGTGCGGGATCATCGGCTACGTCGGCGTCGAAGACGCGCTTCCGATTCTCCGGGACGGTCTGTCGAACCTCGAGTACCGGGGATACGACTCCGCTGGAATCGCTCTCGGTGGCGGTTCGGTCGACGTGTACAAGCGGAAGGGCGAACTGTCGGCGCTCAAGGAGATTCTGCCGCAGAAATCGACCACGACGACCGGAATCGGCCACACACGGTGGTCGACTCACGGCGAGCCCACGGACGCGAACGCCCACCCGCACACGGACGAGTCGGGCGATGTCGCCGTCGTCCACAACGGGATCATCGAGAACTACGACGAGCTGAAAACGGAGCTCGAAGAGCGGGGTCATACGTTCACGAGCGAAACCGACACCGAGGTCGTCCCGCACCTAATCGAGGAAGAACTGGCCACGGGACGCGACCTGGTCGATGCGGTATCTGCCGTCGTCGAGCGGTTGTCCGGAAACTTCGCCCTATGTGTCGTCGCCGCGGGTCACGAGGGGATCGTCGCGACCCGACAAGGCAATCCGCTCGTGATGGGCCACACCGACGATGGGACGTTTCTCGCGAGCGACGTTCCCGCGTTCGTCGAACACACGCGACGAGTGAGCTACCCCGAAGCGGGGGACGTGATCCACGTCACCGACGGGGAGGCGACGGTGTACGCCGACGGCGAGAGGGTTTCACGAGACGTCGTCGAGGTCGACTGGGACGCCGAAGCCGCCGAAAAGGGCGGCTACGAGCACTATATGCTCAAGGAGATCCACGAGCAGCCCACGGCGCTCCGGCAGACGATCTCCGGGCGTATCGACGAGATGAACGGCGAGGCCGACCTGGAGCTCGACCTTCCCACCGAGTATCTGAACTCCCTGGAAGAAGTTCAGTTCGTCGCCTGCGGGACGTCGTATCACGCCGGGCTCTACGCCGCGAAACTGTTCGAAGAGTACGCCGACGTTCGGGCCTCCGCCGAGATCGCCTCGGAGTACGAGTTCGACGGCGGTCGGGATCCCTGGCGGACGCTCGTCGTCGCCGTGACCCAGAGCGGGGAGACCGCGGACACGCTGTCGGCGCTGCAGCGGGCGAAGCGCGCGGGGGCCAAGACGCTCGCCGTAACGAATACGCTGGGGAGTACGGTGACGCGAGAGGTCGAAGATACCGTGTTCATTCGCGCCGGCCCCGAGATCGGCGTCGCCGCGACGAAGACGTTCTGCTCGCAGGTGGCGACGCTGGCGTTGTTGACTGTGTACGTGGGTCGGCAGCGTGGGACGGTTTCGTCGAGTGAAGCGCGGGAGTTGCTGTCGGATCTCCGCGGGCTGCCGGGGGCGGTACAGCAGGTACTGGACCGAGAAGAACAGGTGCGTGTGGCGGCAGAAGAGTACGTCGACGGCGACGCGTTCTTCTTCATCGGGCGACGGCTGGGTGCGCCTGTCGCGCTCGAGGGGGCGCTGAAGTTGAAGGAGATCTCGTACGATCACGCCGAAGGGTTCCCGTCTGGAGAGTTGAAGCACGGCCCGCTGGCGTTGGTGACACCGGAAACTCCCGTGCTGGCCGTGCTGACGGAGGGCACGAACGCCGAAGAGACGCTCAACAACGTGAAAGAGGTCGAGTCCCGCGGAGCCCCCGTTATCGGGTGTGTCTCCGAGGGGATGGACGACGCCGGTAAGTTCGTCGACGAAGTTTTCGAGGTGCCGGAGTTAGGAGAGTTAGAACCCCTCGTGGCGAACGTGTACTTCCAACTGTTCAGTTACCACGTGGCGAATCTCAAGGGCCGATCGATCGACAAACCGCGGAACCTGGCGAAGAGCGTGACGGTGGAGTAGCGGAATCGAGCGCTTGGGGGATATGATGGGGCCCAATACCGCAGCATTCTCGAACGATACCGGAGTTC
This portion of the Halobellus litoreus genome encodes:
- the glmU gene encoding bifunctional sugar-1-phosphate nucleotidylyltransferase/acetyltransferase; translated protein: MYGVVLAAGQGTRMRPLTDRRPKPLLPAAGRPLVEHVLDACIDVVDEFVVVIGYRGTDVIERLGDAYRGTPISYVEQADPAGTAHAIEQAREVVDDRFVVLNGDVLVDPALPASLAAADGNAIATTRVEDPRSYGVVSVDDDGSMASIVEKPDEPPTNLANVGCYAFEPAVFEYIDRTEQSERGEYEITDTLDLLLSDGHDVSVVEYEGRWLDVGRPWELLRANELLLEEVERDVRGSVAAGTQLEGAVVVEEGATVRDDVHIEGPVVILSGAEVGPNAYIRGATVVGPDAHVGHAVEVKNSILFSEAAVPHLSYVGDSVLGRDVNLGAGTKVANLRHDDASVRMTVKGDRVDTGRRKLGVVLGDGVKTGINVSLNAGVKVETEAGIRPGETVMRDVGGE
- a CDS encoding flippase; this translates as MRIGQTSFAVFASKLVGSALGFIATLYFARVLGAEILGQYALVLAVVAWLSLAGTLGVTSATTKRMSEGEEPSAYATAGAAVVATLALVLGGLVSLFGDAVNAYVGEPIAPLIVVLVFVGLFSSVTDAALRGERKVHLAGLLTPMGIAARSVVQIGLVVLGLELVGMLVGYAIGSLLVAVGGLVLLSVGLVRPNREHFEALFEYAKFSWLGGLQSRSFNDVDILLLGVFLQSSLVGVYSAAWSIAKFLTLFDSAVSSTLFPELSRADAEGRRGSVADLVEDSLTFGGLILIPGLFGGILLGERLLRIYGPEFVRGASVLWILIAATLVYGYQKQLLNALNAIDRPKATFRINAVFIAANVVLNVFLISTIGLVGAAVATLLSAGFGVTLALYTLRAEIEFAIPIGEIGRQFAAAAGMAAVVVAVEALLRTAIDLNHNFATVVLLVGVGAAAYFMTLFGISGTFRSTVRENSPM
- a CDS encoding sugar phosphate nucleotidyltransferase — its product is MQAVILAAGEGTRLRPLTRTRPKPMLPIGNRPLLEHVLEAGKAAGIDEFVFVVGYKRERIQSHFGDGDDWDVDIEYAVQETQLGTGHALLQAEPHVNGNFLALNGDRIVEPSAISAVIDERRETGRPVMAVTRHRNPENYGVVELDGQTVQSIEEKPPAYTVKTDYINAGVYGLGESVFDDLRATESDGELEITSVLRDYRDALRAIRFDGLWLDVSYHWDILSVNSRMLDRMGSKPAERAAIHDHATVVEGTALGSDVRVRPGATVLPGTSLGDNVEVGSNAVLSNSVVLPDATIGDGAVVRDCVVGENASVGANVTVEGGETDVVVDATVHGDVRLGGVVGDNAALSGGVTVAPGTVLGNKARAESGATVSGWIENDAIVRRG
- the glmS gene encoding glutamine--fructose-6-phosphate transaminase (isomerizing), giving the protein MCGIIGYVGVEDALPILRDGLSNLEYRGYDSAGIALGGGSVDVYKRKGELSALKEILPQKSTTTTGIGHTRWSTHGEPTDANAHPHTDESGDVAVVHNGIIENYDELKTELEERGHTFTSETDTEVVPHLIEEELATGRDLVDAVSAVVERLSGNFALCVVAAGHEGIVATRQGNPLVMGHTDDGTFLASDVPAFVEHTRRVSYPEAGDVIHVTDGEATVYADGERVSRDVVEVDWDAEAAEKGGYEHYMLKEIHEQPTALRQTISGRIDEMNGEADLELDLPTEYLNSLEEVQFVACGTSYHAGLYAAKLFEEYADVRASAEIASEYEFDGGRDPWRTLVVAVTQSGETADTLSALQRAKRAGAKTLAVTNTLGSTVTREVEDTVFIRAGPEIGVAATKTFCSQVATLALLTVYVGRQRGTVSSSEARELLSDLRGLPGAVQQVLDREEQVRVAAEEYVDGDAFFFIGRRLGAPVALEGALKLKEISYDHAEGFPSGELKHGPLALVTPETPVLAVLTEGTNAEETLNNVKEVESRGAPVIGCVSEGMDDAGKFVDEVFEVPELGELEPLVANVYFQLFSYHVANLKGRSIDKPRNLAKSVTVE